A genome region from Paramisgurnus dabryanus chromosome 12, PD_genome_1.1, whole genome shotgun sequence includes the following:
- the uts1 gene encoding urotensin 1, whose product MKPVPVVLLISSVLLSTHIPLSICRPRDLRIGNSNNRLHDALLNSAGDDAMSYLVGEKILQYLQRNLGPQKAGALVHFQHFPTANARAPDEDNSLDELVEFSKRNDDPPISIDLTFHLLRNMIEMARIENQREQAELNRKYLDEVGK is encoded by the coding sequence ATGAAGCCCGTGCCTGTAGTTCTGCTCATCAGTTCAGTGTTACTGAGCACTCACATCCCGCTGAGCATCTGTCGACCGCGTGATCTGCGCATCGGCAACAGCAACAACCGACTACACGACGCGCTATTAAACAGCGCTGGAGACGACGCAATGTCCTATCTCGTGGGCGAAAAAATCCTTCAATATTTGCAAAGAAACCTCGGACCGCAGAAAGCAGGCGCTCTCGTGCACTTTCAGCACTTTCCCACGGCGAACGCGCGCGCGCCGGACGAGGACAACAGCTTGGATGAGCTCGTGGAGTTTAGCAAAAGAAACGACGACCCTCCGATCTCGATTGATCTCACCTTCCACCTGCTGAGGAACATGATCGAGATGGCACGGATCGAGAACCAAAGAGAACAGGCGGAACTGAACCGCAAATATCTAGATGAGGTTGGGAAGTAG